The following are encoded together in the Fimbriiglobus ruber genome:
- a CDS encoding beta strand repeat-containing protein — protein sequence MAGTPGSVTATLYDPYGNVATGYTGTVILSSSDPQALINPARYTFTGADAGAHTFTNGVTLRTAGIQSITATDANNRFVTGTDSGILVTPAFAASFRLAGFPSPQVAGTPGSFTATAYDIYGNVATGYNGTVLLSSSDPQAQFTPTSYAFTAADAGVHTFTNGAVLKTAGTQSITATDGANSAVTGTETGILITASTATSLRLTGFPTPQVAGVPGSVTATAFDAYGNVATGFTGTVALTSTDGKAQIAPASYAFTAADAGTHTFVNGVTLETVGTQSVTATDAANPAVSGADTGIVVVPAPAASFQLAGVPTLVTAGAGQTVTVIARDAFGNVATGYTGTVTLTSTDPKATFNPATVIFSSADAGVGAFTVTFGTAGTQTVTATDSVNPGITGSVSGVVVTAAAGVQMTLTGLPAQVAAGTPSAFTVTVFDQFGNVDAGFTGTVTLTSTDSQAGLSPTPYTFTAADDGSHTFTATLDTAGIQTVTSTDAADNLTANQHGIVVTAGAATHFVITGFPNPTTSKASDSFTVTARDQFGNVATGYTGTLAFSSSDPNAVLPSAGTLVNGIGTFSATLVTIGTSSVTATDQANAGITGSVTNIQVLRPAAGTVTPVDQPTQFVVTPDAETGYAPWLHVYNGDGSLAANITLNAFAPFGGVRASIAITPTGNDVVAVPGPGTSSTAVVYNVATQQQIATYTPFEQSFTGGMFVASGDLNGDGYDDYFFSADQGGGTRIVGIDGKTGAVIANFFGIQDLAFRGGARVTIADVNGDGTPDIIVAAGYGGGPRVTIWDGKSVLAGNPVQIANFFAFEPTLRNGAYVAAGDLNGDGYADLAFGGGPDGAPRVRVFDGYQLINAGPFTTLDSIPSAQIANFFAGDPNSRGGVPLTIKTAVGSNYGNVITGAGIDDGSQVNVYSGQAMLSGNTNPTLTFDDQLGFINGVFVG from the coding sequence GTGGCCGGGACCCCGGGGTCGGTGACGGCGACGCTGTACGACCCGTACGGGAACGTCGCCACCGGGTACACCGGGACCGTCATCCTCTCGAGCAGCGACCCACAAGCCCTGATCAACCCCGCCCGCTACACGTTCACGGGCGCCGACGCCGGAGCCCACACGTTCACCAACGGGGTCACCCTCCGGACGGCCGGTATCCAGTCGATCACCGCCACCGACGCGAACAACCGGTTCGTCACGGGGACGGACTCCGGTATCCTCGTGACCCCGGCTTTCGCCGCGTCCTTCAGGCTGGCCGGGTTCCCCTCGCCGCAGGTGGCCGGTACGCCGGGCTCGTTTACCGCAACGGCCTACGACATCTACGGGAACGTGGCGACCGGGTACAACGGGACCGTACTGCTATCCAGCTCGGACCCGCAGGCCCAATTCACCCCAACGAGCTACGCCTTCACGGCCGCCGACGCCGGGGTCCACACGTTCACCAACGGGGCCGTCCTCAAGACCGCCGGCACCCAGTCGATCACCGCCACCGACGGGGCGAACTCCGCCGTCACGGGGACCGAAACCGGGATCCTGATCACGGCTTCCACCGCGACCTCCCTGCGACTGACCGGGTTCCCGACGCCGCAAGTGGCTGGCGTACCGGGGTCGGTCACCGCGACGGCGTTCGACGCGTACGGGAACGTGGCCACCGGCTTTACCGGGACCGTCGCCCTCACCAGCACCGACGGCAAGGCCCAGATCGCGCCCGCGAGCTACGCCTTCACCGCCGCCGACGCCGGGACGCACACGTTCGTGAACGGGGTCACCCTCGAGACCGTTGGCACCCAATCGGTCACCGCGACCGACGCGGCTAACCCGGCCGTTTCCGGGGCCGACACCGGGATCGTCGTCGTCCCGGCCCCGGCCGCCTCCTTCCAACTCGCCGGCGTGCCCACGCTCGTGACCGCCGGGGCCGGCCAGACGGTCACCGTGATCGCCCGCGACGCGTTCGGGAACGTGGCCACCGGGTACACCGGGACCGTCACCCTGACCAGCACCGACCCGAAGGCCACGTTCAACCCGGCCACGGTCATCTTCTCGTCCGCCGACGCCGGCGTCGGCGCCTTCACCGTCACCTTCGGGACGGCCGGCACCCAGACGGTGACCGCGACCGACTCGGTGAACCCGGGCATCACGGGTAGCGTGAGCGGCGTCGTCGTCACCGCGGCCGCGGGCGTGCAAATGACCCTGACCGGCCTCCCCGCCCAGGTCGCGGCCGGCACCCCGTCCGCCTTCACCGTCACCGTGTTCGACCAGTTCGGGAACGTGGACGCCGGATTCACCGGGACGGTCACCCTGACCAGCACCGACTCCCAGGCGGGGTTGAGCCCGACCCCGTACACGTTCACGGCGGCCGACGACGGCTCGCACACGTTCACCGCCACCCTCGACACGGCCGGCATTCAAACGGTTACCTCCACCGACGCGGCCGACAACCTGACGGCCAACCAGCACGGGATCGTCGTCACGGCCGGGGCCGCCACCCACTTCGTGATCACCGGGTTCCCGAACCCGACCACCTCGAAGGCTTCCGACTCGTTCACGGTGACCGCCCGCGACCAGTTCGGGAACGTGGCGACCGGGTACACCGGGACCCTCGCGTTCTCCAGCAGCGACCCGAACGCCGTTCTCCCGAGTGCCGGGACGCTGGTGAACGGGATCGGGACGTTCTCCGCGACGCTGGTGACGATCGGCACCTCGTCCGTGACCGCGACGGACCAGGCGAACGCGGGGATCACCGGGTCGGTGACCAACATTCAGGTCTTGAGGCCGGCGGCCGGGACGGTTACCCCGGTCGACCAGCCCACACAATTCGTCGTCACCCCGGACGCGGAGACCGGGTACGCCCCGTGGCTCCACGTCTACAACGGCGACGGGTCCCTGGCCGCGAACATCACGCTCAACGCGTTCGCCCCGTTCGGCGGCGTCCGAGCTTCGATCGCCATAACACCGACCGGGAACGACGTGGTCGCGGTGCCGGGCCCCGGGACGTCGTCGACCGCCGTCGTGTACAACGTCGCGACCCAGCAGCAGATCGCGACGTACACCCCGTTCGAGCAGTCGTTCACCGGCGGCATGTTCGTGGCGAGCGGGGACCTGAACGGGGACGGGTACGACGACTACTTCTTCAGCGCCGACCAGGGCGGCGGCACCCGCATCGTCGGCATCGACGGGAAGACCGGGGCCGTCATCGCGAACTTCTTCGGGATTCAGGATCTCGCCTTCCGCGGCGGAGCCCGGGTGACCATCGCGGACGTCAACGGGGACGGCACCCCGGACATCATCGTGGCCGCCGGGTACGGCGGCGGACCCCGCGTCACCATCTGGGACGGCAAGTCGGTCCTGGCCGGCAACCCGGTCCAGATCGCCAACTTCTTCGCCTTCGAGCCGACCCTGCGGAACGGGGCGTACGTGGCCGCCGGCGACCTGAACGGCGACGGGTACGCCGACCTGGCCTTCGGCGGCGGCCCGGACGGGGCCCCGCGGGTCCGGGTGTTCGACGGGTACCAGTTGATCAACGCCGGCCCGTTCACCACCCTGGATTCGATCCCGTCGGCCCAGATCGCCAACTTCTTCGCCGGCGACCCGAACTCCCGCGGCGGGGTCCCGCTGACGATCAAGACGGCGGTCGGGTCGAACTACGGGAACGTGATCACCGGGGCCGGGATCGACGACGGGTCGCAGGTCAACGTGTACTCCGGCCAGGCCATGCTGTCCGGGAACACGAACCCGACCCTGACGTTCGACGACCAACTCGGGTTCATTAACGGGGTGTTCGTCGGCTAA